The Micromonospora sp. WMMD961 genome has a segment encoding these proteins:
- a CDS encoding trehalose-6-phosphate synthase yields MTVRSSFVVVANRLPVDEVSTPEGRQWRRSPGGLVTALHPVLAEHQGTWVGWAGGTGPAPEPFDLEGIRLHPVPLSAEELERYYEGQSNATIWPLYHDAVETPAYKRRWREAYRLVNARFAEAAADVAAEGATVWVQDYQLQLVPAMLRELRPDLRIGFFLHIPFPPIELFMQMPFRTEILRGLLGADLVGFQQRLAAQNFVRLARHLLGLRYEGQMIQVDGRQVKAGAFPISIDTQEMERMAADPAIQARAKQIRAELGDPKTIILGVDRLDYTKGIELRLKAFRELLADGKLTVPDAVMVQVATPSRERVEHYQALRVKVEREVGRINGEFGRVGVPAVHYLHQSYSRSELAAMYVAADVMMVTPLRDGMNLVAKEYVASRADQGGALVLSEFAGAATELRQAFLCNPHDPDAVKDALLRAVHVEKTEARRRMRTMQRHLRTHDVGHWAKSFLSELGVPEAEAE; encoded by the coding sequence GTGACCGTCCGTAGCTCCTTTGTCGTAGTGGCGAACCGTTTGCCGGTCGACGAGGTGAGCACACCCGAGGGACGGCAGTGGCGGCGTAGCCCTGGTGGGCTGGTCACCGCCCTGCATCCCGTACTCGCCGAGCACCAGGGCACTTGGGTCGGCTGGGCCGGCGGCACCGGCCCCGCTCCCGAGCCGTTCGACCTAGAGGGGATCCGGCTGCACCCGGTCCCGCTCAGCGCGGAGGAGTTGGAGCGCTACTACGAGGGCCAGTCCAATGCGACGATCTGGCCGCTCTACCACGACGCGGTGGAGACGCCGGCCTACAAGCGCCGGTGGCGGGAGGCGTACCGCCTGGTCAACGCCCGGTTCGCGGAGGCCGCGGCGGACGTCGCGGCCGAGGGCGCCACGGTCTGGGTGCAGGACTACCAGCTGCAACTGGTCCCGGCGATGCTCCGTGAGCTGCGTCCGGACCTGCGGATCGGGTTCTTCCTGCACATCCCGTTCCCGCCGATCGAACTGTTCATGCAGATGCCGTTCCGCACCGAGATCCTGCGCGGCCTGCTCGGTGCCGACCTGGTCGGTTTCCAGCAGCGGCTGGCCGCGCAGAACTTCGTCCGCCTGGCCCGCCACCTGCTCGGGCTGCGCTACGAGGGCCAGATGATCCAGGTCGACGGTCGGCAGGTGAAGGCGGGCGCCTTCCCCATCTCGATCGACACCCAGGAGATGGAGCGGATGGCCGCCGACCCGGCCATCCAGGCCCGGGCCAAGCAGATCCGTGCCGAGCTCGGTGACCCGAAGACGATCATCCTGGGCGTGGATCGCCTGGATTACACCAAGGGCATCGAGTTGCGACTCAAGGCCTTCCGCGAGCTGCTGGCTGACGGAAAGTTGACAGTTCCCGACGCGGTCATGGTGCAGGTGGCCACACCAAGCCGCGAACGCGTCGAGCACTACCAGGCACTTCGCGTCAAGGTGGAGCGCGAGGTGGGTCGGATTAATGGCGAATTCGGCAGGGTCGGCGTGCCGGCAGTGCATTACCTGCATCAGTCGTACAGTCGCAGTGAACTGGCCGCGATGTACGTTGCCGCCGACGTCATGATGGTGACCCCGCTGCGAGACGGAATGAACCTGGTGGCGAAGGAATACGTAGCATCACGTGCCGACCAGGGTGGCGCGCTCGTGCTCAGTGAGTTCGCCGGTGCCGCCACCGAGCTTCGCCAGGCATTTTTGTGCAACCCGCACGACCCGGACGCGGTCAAAGACGCCCTGCTCCGGGCAGTGCACGTGGAGAAAACCGAGGCGCGCCGCCGGATGCGGACAATGCAACGTCACCTGCGTACCCATGACGTGGGCCACTGGGCCAAGTCCTTCCTCTCCGAGCTTGGGGTTCCGGAGGCGGAGGCCGAGTGA
- the otsB gene encoding trehalose-phosphatase produces MDPELRAAIGRIARVPQLLVACDYDGTLAPIVEDPSTAVPLPEAVAAVRALAALPQTTVAVVSGRALRDLAALSRLPSEVHLVGSHGSEFDIGFVERLSPELVAVRTQVRNALRDIAAEHPGVRLERKPASVAMHTRGIDPEVAAAAIEAVRNGPATFDGVTVTQGKEVIELSVVATHKGTAVDQLRTQLAASAVLFIGDDITDENAFGHLHGPDLGIKIGPGDTQAGYRVADPLEAARALALLLETRRHWLFGERAVPIERHSMLSNGRTVALLTPEAKVSWLCHPKPDSAAIFADLVGGSPAGHFSVAPERGGIPLGQRYRSGTMTVETRWSGLTVTDWLDKPARETTPDDSPAVITGDSTLVRVLTGSGKARVEFAPRPEFGQVAVQLQPIGDGLLVLGSNEPVALYAPGLEWEVRNDGGYETAKAVVDLSAAGGQVVLELRFGTHSLEHHRVPIHERQAAAEQPWKDWVASLRLPSTSRDLVARSALTLRGLCHEATGSILAAATTSLPEELGGVRNWDYRYCWLRDAALTARSLVDLGSIEEAEAFLRWVDGCIERTGGHPERLHPLYTIDGYELGAEAVIDTLPGYAGSRPVRVGNLANHQLQLDVFGPIADLIAAVADARGSVRDDEWRVLENMVEAVRRRWHEPDHGIWEARLPPRHHVFSKVMCWMTVDRALHVMREHGGEDRPEWKDLRDRIGANVLEHGWHSDVEAYSVAYGDEDMDASSLWIGLSGLLPGDDPRFLSTVLRIEADLRSGPVVYRYHWDDGLPGREGGFHICTAWLIEAYLRTGRRTDAEELFAQMVLTAGPTGLLPEQYDPLAERGLGNHPQAYSHLGLIRCALLLDNMVKQ; encoded by the coding sequence ATGGACCCCGAGCTGCGCGCCGCCATCGGCCGGATCGCCCGGGTCCCCCAACTCCTGGTCGCCTGCGACTACGACGGCACACTCGCGCCGATCGTGGAGGACCCGAGCACGGCCGTCCCGCTGCCCGAGGCGGTCGCCGCCGTCCGCGCGCTCGCCGCGCTGCCGCAGACCACCGTGGCCGTGGTCTCCGGCCGGGCACTGCGCGACCTTGCCGCGCTCTCCCGGCTGCCCAGCGAGGTGCACCTCGTCGGCAGCCACGGCTCCGAGTTCGACATCGGCTTCGTCGAGCGGCTCTCCCCCGAGCTGGTCGCGGTGCGCACGCAGGTCCGCAACGCGCTACGCGACATCGCCGCCGAGCATCCGGGCGTCCGGCTGGAACGCAAACCGGCGAGCGTCGCGATGCACACCCGGGGAATCGACCCGGAGGTGGCCGCCGCCGCCATCGAGGCGGTCCGCAACGGCCCGGCCACCTTCGACGGTGTCACGGTGACCCAGGGCAAGGAGGTCATCGAACTCTCCGTCGTGGCCACCCACAAGGGCACCGCCGTCGACCAGCTACGGACCCAGCTCGCCGCCAGCGCGGTGCTCTTCATCGGTGACGACATCACCGACGAGAACGCGTTCGGCCACCTGCACGGCCCCGACCTCGGCATCAAGATCGGCCCGGGGGACACCCAGGCCGGCTACCGGGTCGCCGACCCGCTGGAGGCCGCGCGCGCGTTGGCGCTGCTGCTGGAGACCCGACGGCACTGGCTGTTCGGCGAGCGGGCGGTGCCGATCGAACGGCACTCCATGCTGTCCAACGGTCGTACCGTCGCCCTGCTCACCCCCGAAGCCAAGGTGAGCTGGCTCTGCCACCCCAAGCCGGACTCGGCGGCGATCTTCGCCGACCTGGTCGGCGGCAGCCCGGCCGGTCACTTCAGCGTCGCCCCGGAGCGCGGCGGTATCCCGCTGGGCCAGCGCTACCGCTCCGGCACGATGACGGTGGAGACCCGGTGGTCCGGGCTCACCGTCACCGACTGGCTGGACAAGCCGGCCCGGGAGACCACCCCGGACGACAGCCCGGCGGTCATCACCGGCGACTCCACCCTGGTCCGGGTGCTCACCGGCAGCGGCAAGGCGCGTGTCGAGTTCGCGCCCCGGCCCGAGTTCGGTCAGGTCGCCGTGCAGTTGCAGCCGATCGGCGACGGTCTGCTGGTGCTCGGCTCCAACGAGCCGGTCGCGCTCTACGCGCCCGGCCTGGAGTGGGAGGTCCGCAACGACGGTGGGTACGAGACCGCCAAGGCGGTCGTCGACCTCTCCGCCGCCGGTGGGCAGGTCGTGCTGGAGCTGCGCTTCGGCACGCACAGCCTGGAGCACCACCGGGTGCCGATCCACGAGCGGCAGGCCGCCGCCGAACAGCCGTGGAAGGACTGGGTGGCCTCGCTCCGGCTGCCGTCCACCTCCCGCGACCTGGTCGCGCGCAGCGCCCTCACCCTGCGCGGGCTCTGCCACGAAGCCACCGGTTCGATCCTGGCCGCGGCGACCACCTCGCTCCCCGAGGAGCTCGGTGGCGTCCGCAACTGGGACTACCGCTACTGCTGGCTACGCGACGCCGCACTGACCGCCCGCTCGCTCGTCGACCTGGGCTCCATCGAGGAGGCCGAGGCGTTCCTGCGCTGGGTGGACGGCTGCATCGAGCGCACCGGTGGCCACCCCGAGCGGCTGCACCCGCTCTACACCATCGACGGGTACGAGCTGGGTGCCGAGGCGGTCATCGACACGCTGCCCGGGTACGCCGGCTCCCGGCCGGTCCGGGTCGGCAACCTCGCCAACCACCAGCTCCAACTGGACGTCTTCGGCCCGATCGCCGACCTGATCGCGGCCGTCGCCGACGCTCGCGGCTCGGTGCGCGACGACGAGTGGCGGGTCCTGGAGAACATGGTCGAGGCGGTCCGCCGGCGCTGGCACGAGCCCGACCACGGCATCTGGGAGGCCCGGCTGCCACCACGGCACCACGTCTTCTCCAAGGTGATGTGCTGGATGACCGTCGACCGCGCGCTGCACGTGATGCGCGAGCACGGCGGTGAGGACCGGCCCGAGTGGAAGGACCTGCGCGACCGGATCGGCGCCAACGTGCTGGAGCACGGTTGGCACTCCGACGTCGAGGCGTACAGCGTCGCGTACGGGGACGAGGACATGGACGCCTCGTCGCTCTGGATCGGCCTCTCCGGCCTGCTCCCGGGTGACGACCCGCGCTTCCTGTCCACAGTCCTGCGGATCGAGGCGGACCTGCGCAGCGGCCCGGTCGTCTACCGCTACCACTGGGACGACGGCCTGCCCGGCCGCGAGGGCGGCTTCCACATCTGCACGGCGTGGCTGATCGAGGCGTACCTGCGCACCGGCCGCCGCACCGACGCCGAGGAACTGTTCGCGCAGATGGTGCTCACCGCCGGCCCGACCGGGCTGCTCCCCGAGCAGTACGACCCGCTCGCCGAGCGCGGCCTGGGCAACCACCCGCAGGCGTACAGCCACCTCGGTCTGATCCGCTGCGCCCTGCTGCTGGACAACATGGTCAAGCAGTAG
- a CDS encoding helix-turn-helix transcriptional regulator, whose product MTTDTGSTVPRRQLGRYLRQLREEARMTVKAAADSLEWSTPKIWRIETGATSMRSLDVEAMCKVYRASPELTEALMGLAKETKGRGWWHSYGDAIPEWFELYVGLEAAATRLRKYEAQLIPGLLQTKAYATRVYQVARPDMTAERVDRGVAVRLGRQALLTRTTPRAPQVDIMLDEAVLRRGVDAEQFGHLVTVSRQPNVSLRVVPFSVDLHRASMTNGAFTILDFDGGSEPSIIYSDGLTGALYLDKPAEVEAYGDVWSATEEKALSEAQSRKLIASIAEEQT is encoded by the coding sequence GTGACGACTGACACCGGCTCGACAGTTCCGAGGCGGCAACTCGGGCGGTATCTGCGGCAGCTCCGCGAGGAAGCGCGCATGACCGTCAAGGCAGCAGCCGACTCGCTGGAGTGGTCGACCCCGAAGATTTGGCGCATCGAGACCGGCGCTACTTCGATGCGGTCGCTCGACGTGGAGGCGATGTGCAAGGTCTACAGAGCGTCACCAGAACTGACCGAGGCTCTGATGGGTCTTGCCAAGGAGACCAAGGGGCGGGGCTGGTGGCACTCCTACGGCGACGCCATCCCCGAGTGGTTCGAGCTGTACGTCGGACTCGAAGCCGCCGCGACTCGTCTGCGGAAGTACGAAGCGCAGTTGATTCCGGGCTTGCTTCAGACGAAGGCTTACGCCACCCGCGTCTACCAGGTCGCACGGCCCGACATGACCGCCGAAAGGGTTGACCGAGGCGTCGCGGTGCGACTTGGCCGGCAAGCGCTGTTGACCCGCACCACACCCCGCGCGCCCCAAGTCGACATCATGCTTGACGAGGCTGTCCTACGCCGAGGAGTGGACGCTGAACAGTTCGGCCACCTGGTGACGGTCAGCCGTCAGCCCAACGTGTCGCTGCGGGTGGTGCCGTTCAGCGTCGACCTGCACCGTGCCAGCATGACCAACGGGGCGTTCACGATCCTCGACTTCGACGGGGGCAGTGAGCCATCGATCATCTACTCCGACGGACTGACCGGTGCCCTCTACCTCGACAAGCCTGCGGAGGTCGAGGCGTACGGAGACGTATGGTCCGCCACCGAAGAGAAAGCCCTCAGCGAGGCGCAGTCTCGCAAGCTCATCGCATCAATCGCAGAGGAACAGACATGA
- a CDS encoding DUF397 domain-containing protein, with protein sequence MTTLDWKKSTRSNGGGDCVEVAAPPQVVMVRDSKDRQGPVLSFNADQWAGFVRGVKAGKFDA encoded by the coding sequence ATGACCACGCTCGACTGGAAGAAGAGCACGCGGAGCAACGGGGGCGGAGATTGCGTCGAGGTCGCCGCCCCGCCCCAGGTCGTCATGGTCCGCGACAGCAAAGACCGGCAGGGACCGGTGCTGTCCTTCAACGCCGACCAGTGGGCCGGCTTCGTTCGCGGCGTCAAGGCCGGCAAGTTCGACGCCTGA
- the cobA gene encoding uroporphyrinogen-III C-methyltransferase, with translation MTASPYPLGLRLDGRRVVVVGGGAVATRRVPALLDAGADVLLVAPELTPALRARADAGRLHWVPRRFAPEDLDGAWLVQVAIDDPIAAASVSALAAERRIFCVRADDRSAATAWTPAVTRHGPVTVAVLGGGDPRRAMTVRDAIRDLLAVRLAPLEGAPTQSRPDAAKAATDAAGTGGRRVGRVALVGSGPGDPELITVRGWRLLTEADVVVADRLVPGLLLDELRPDVELVDASKIPYGPSRAQEEINQILVDRALAGAFVVRLKGGDPYVFGRGGEELLACAEAGVPVTVVPGVTSSIAAPAAAGIPVTHRGVAHEFTVVSGHLAPDAPASLVRWDALAGLRGTLVILMGLKNLAAITATLIAHGRPLETPAAVVQEATTGAQRVLRSTLGEVAADALTADLRPPAVVVLGNVVNTLDG, from the coding sequence GTGACCGCCAGTCCGTACCCCCTCGGTCTGCGGCTCGACGGGCGGCGGGTGGTCGTGGTGGGCGGTGGCGCGGTCGCCACCCGGCGCGTGCCCGCGCTGCTGGACGCCGGCGCGGACGTCCTGCTGGTGGCGCCGGAGCTGACCCCGGCGCTGCGCGCCCGGGCCGACGCGGGTCGGCTGCACTGGGTGCCGCGCCGGTTCGCGCCCGAGGACCTGGACGGCGCCTGGCTGGTCCAGGTCGCGATCGACGACCCGATCGCGGCGGCATCGGTGAGCGCCCTCGCCGCCGAGCGGCGGATCTTCTGTGTCCGGGCCGACGACCGGTCGGCCGCCACCGCCTGGACTCCGGCGGTGACCCGGCACGGCCCGGTCACCGTGGCGGTGCTCGGCGGCGGTGACCCCCGTCGGGCGATGACCGTCCGCGACGCGATCCGCGACCTGCTGGCGGTACGTCTGGCACCCCTGGAGGGCGCTCCGACGCAGAGCCGGCCCGACGCTGCGAAGGCTGCGACCGATGCCGCTGGGACCGGAGGGCGGCGGGTCGGGCGGGTGGCGCTGGTCGGGTCGGGGCCGGGGGACCCGGAGCTGATCACCGTGCGCGGCTGGCGGCTGCTCACCGAGGCCGACGTGGTGGTCGCCGATCGGCTGGTGCCCGGCCTGCTGCTGGACGAGTTGCGCCCCGACGTCGAGCTGGTGGACGCCTCGAAGATCCCTTATGGACCGTCCCGGGCCCAGGAGGAGATCAACCAGATCCTGGTCGACCGGGCCCTGGCGGGTGCCTTCGTGGTGCGGCTCAAGGGTGGCGACCCGTACGTCTTCGGTCGCGGCGGTGAGGAGCTACTGGCCTGCGCGGAAGCCGGTGTGCCGGTGACCGTGGTCCCCGGTGTGACCAGCTCGATCGCCGCCCCGGCCGCGGCCGGGATCCCGGTCACCCACCGGGGGGTGGCGCACGAGTTCACAGTGGTCTCCGGGCACCTGGCACCCGACGCGCCGGCCTCGCTGGTGCGCTGGGACGCCCTCGCGGGCCTGCGCGGCACCTTGGTGATCCTGATGGGGCTGAAGAACCTCGCCGCGATCACGGCCACCCTGATCGCCCACGGCCGCCCACTGGAGACGCCGGCCGCAGTCGTCCAGGAAGCCACCACCGGCGCGCAGCGGGTCCTCCGGTCCACTTTGGGCGAGGTGGCCGCCGACGCGCTCACGGCCGACCTACGCCCACCCGCCGTAGTCGTGCTTGGCAATGTGGTGAACACGCTCGACGGCTGA
- a CDS encoding nicotinate-nucleotide--dimethylbenzimidazole phosphoribosyltransferase: MLETTIAAIRPADETAMAAARELHSRLTKPAGSLGALEDLSVRLAGLAGACPPPLPEPAAVAIFAGDHGVHAQGVSPWPQEVTAQMIGNFLAGGAVVNAFARQAGASVTVVDVGVATPLAAEAAALDPAALDSAALDPAALDPAALDPAVLDPAGLNPAVPRLVVASVRRGTRDLAVTAALTRDEALAAVQTGIRIADELIDAGARILLTGDMGIGNTTPAAALIAAFTGVDALDATGRGTGVDDPTYAHKVAVVRAALARHAPDPTDPLGVLAAVGGLEHAALAGLILGAAARRTPVLLDGVIAVSAALAAAAFAPDAVGAMVAGHRSAEPGATVALRHLGLDPLVDLGLRLGEGTGALLALPVVTGAVRVLHEVATFDSAGVAEK; encoded by the coding sequence ATGCTGGAGACCACGATCGCGGCGATCCGCCCGGCTGACGAGACGGCCATGGCCGCAGCCCGTGAGCTGCACAGCCGGCTGACCAAGCCGGCGGGCTCGCTGGGCGCGCTGGAGGACCTTTCGGTACGCCTCGCCGGTCTGGCCGGAGCCTGCCCACCGCCGCTGCCCGAGCCGGCCGCGGTGGCGATCTTCGCGGGCGACCACGGGGTGCACGCCCAGGGGGTCAGCCCGTGGCCGCAGGAGGTCACCGCGCAGATGATCGGCAACTTCCTGGCCGGCGGAGCGGTGGTCAACGCGTTCGCCCGGCAGGCCGGCGCGTCGGTCACCGTGGTCGACGTCGGGGTGGCCACCCCGCTGGCCGCCGAGGCGGCCGCTCTCGACCCGGCTGCTCTCGACTCGGCCGCACTTGACCCGGCGGCACTTGACCCGGCGGCACTTGACCCGGCCGTGCTGGACCCGGCTGGGCTGAACCCGGCCGTGCCCCGGCTCGTCGTCGCGTCCGTCCGCCGGGGCACCCGGGATCTCGCGGTGACCGCCGCGCTGACCCGGGACGAGGCGCTGGCGGCGGTGCAGACCGGCATCCGGATCGCCGACGAGCTGATCGACGCCGGTGCTCGCATCCTGCTCACCGGCGACATGGGCATCGGCAACACCACCCCGGCCGCCGCCCTCATCGCCGCGTTCACCGGTGTCGACGCACTCGACGCCACCGGTCGGGGCACCGGGGTCGACGACCCGACGTACGCGCACAAGGTGGCGGTGGTGCGCGCGGCGCTGGCTCGACACGCACCCGACCCGACCGACCCGCTCGGTGTGCTGGCTGCCGTCGGTGGCCTGGAGCACGCCGCCCTGGCCGGGCTGATCCTGGGCGCGGCGGCGCGCCGTACGCCGGTGCTGCTGGACGGCGTGATCGCGGTGTCCGCCGCGCTGGCCGCCGCCGCGTTCGCCCCGGACGCCGTCGGTGCCATGGTCGCCGGTCACCGCTCGGCCGAACCGGGCGCGACGGTGGCGCTGCGGCACCTGGGCCTCGACCCGCTGGTCGATCTGGGGCTGCGCCTCGGCGAGGGCACCGGCGCGCTGTTGGCGTTGCCCGTGGTCACCGGCGCTGTCCGGGTGCTGCACGAGGTCGCCACGTTCGACTCCGCCGGGGTGGCCGAGAAGTGA
- the cobC gene encoding Rv2231c family pyridoxal phosphate-dependent protein CobC has translation MPESIDAPEPDLAHHGDVEVGDGLIDLAVNVRQARPPAWLADPIAATLSDLAHYPDPAPARAAVAARHGRHPNEVLLTAGAAEGFVLIAQALRGVRRPVVVHPQFTEPEAALRAAGHPVERVLLDPADDFRLDPSRVPADADLVMIGNPTNPTSVLHPAPTLAALARPGRVLVVDEAFADTTIAPGRSGEPESLAQRRDLPGLLVLRSLTKTWGLAGLRIGYLLGAPELLSRLAAVQPLWAVSTPALAAAAACATTAAVQAERAIAAELAADRDHLVARLEDLPGVRVVGRPASAFVLLHLPGASAIRAALRERGWAVRRGDTFPGLGPDWLRVAVRDRNTTDAFIEVLHETMEA, from the coding sequence ATGCCCGAGTCGATCGACGCTCCCGAGCCCGACCTGGCGCACCACGGTGACGTCGAGGTCGGCGACGGCCTGATCGACCTCGCCGTCAACGTCCGCCAGGCGCGGCCTCCCGCGTGGCTGGCCGACCCGATCGCCGCCACCCTGTCCGACCTGGCCCACTACCCGGACCCGGCGCCGGCCCGGGCGGCGGTCGCCGCCCGACACGGCCGTCACCCGAACGAGGTGCTGCTCACCGCCGGTGCCGCCGAGGGCTTCGTGCTGATCGCGCAGGCCCTTCGTGGCGTGCGCCGGCCGGTGGTGGTGCACCCCCAGTTCACCGAGCCGGAGGCGGCGCTGCGGGCCGCCGGACACCCGGTCGAGCGGGTGCTGCTGGACCCCGCCGACGACTTCCGGCTCGACCCGTCGCGGGTGCCCGCCGACGCCGATCTGGTGATGATCGGCAACCCGACGAACCCCACATCGGTGCTGCACCCGGCACCGACGCTCGCCGCGCTGGCCCGCCCCGGCCGGGTGCTGGTGGTCGACGAGGCGTTCGCGGACACCACCATCGCCCCCGGGCGCTCCGGCGAACCGGAGTCCCTGGCCCAACGCCGCGACCTGCCCGGGCTGCTCGTCCTGCGCAGCCTCACCAAGACGTGGGGCCTGGCCGGCCTCCGGATCGGCTACCTGCTCGGTGCCCCGGAGTTGCTGTCCCGGCTGGCCGCCGTCCAGCCGCTCTGGGCCGTCTCCACGCCGGCGTTGGCCGCCGCGGCGGCCTGCGCCACCACCGCCGCGGTCCAGGCCGAACGCGCGATCGCCGCCGAGCTCGCCGCCGACCGCGACCACCTGGTCGCCCGCCTGGAAGACCTGCCCGGTGTACGTGTCGTCGGCCGTCCCGCCAGCGCGTTCGTGCTGCTGCACCTGCCGGGCGCGAGCGCGATCCGAGCCGCCCTGCGTGAGCGCGGCTGGGCGGTGCGCCGAGGCGACACGTTCCCCGGCCTCGGGCCGGACTGGCTGCGGGTGGCGGTGCGCGACCGAAACACCACAGACGCTTTCATCGAGGTGCTGCACGAGACCATGGAGGCATGA
- a CDS encoding transglycosylase domain-containing protein, with protein MSNRPLTAAGRLVPLLRAGLIAGIVIAAAAYPLVALTGLGAKATAHAVEQKTRILTTAMPAETSYVYAPDGKTVLTMFYEEYRQYTKLSDMSPNILQAIVAAEDNRFYQHHGVDPKGVARAFVANARSSGVSQGASTLTMQYVRMALRDSATTPKEVQEATQQTSLRKVKEMRMALDLEKEMSKDQILERYLNSAYFGHRAYGIYAASEIFFSKTPKNLTPVEAATLAGLVKSPSEYDPADSDQKEATGRRNYVLDRMSQLGYLSPDSAAAAKSEPIRLKLTTPPHDCAAVSEKYNSWGFACDYLKNWWSAQPAFGANRLERMDKLRRGGYRIVLSLDPKIQAAAEKNVGAKEATGSPFANGIVVSEPGTGRVKAMAVNRTYSLDLADNPPSSNPEAGPKVKANYPNTVAPLLGGGDLAGYQAGSTFKMFPMLAALDAGMPLSTSFNAPHRYRSEVYDGWAPSNASGAMTGQQTMWSGFGKSVNTYFVWLEEKVGADRAVRLAEQLGLRWRTDVDRDHASPEKAKKWGAFTLGVSDATPLEMANAYAAIAADGRYCEAIPVQAIMNRDGTPATYATPGGIHREVAKPRCRQVVSADAARAATDAARCPTGDTPARGSCGGWSTADSVRGTVGRPVAGKTGTTDSTRSAWFVGYTPELAAASFISDPDNPFNAVGDGQSQIPIAAVAETLRDGLKGTPTRQFTPPSDAIVG; from the coding sequence GTGAGTAACCGACCCCTTACTGCCGCAGGTCGACTCGTCCCTCTCCTCCGCGCCGGGCTGATCGCCGGGATCGTGATCGCCGCCGCCGCGTACCCACTGGTAGCCCTCACCGGGCTCGGCGCGAAGGCCACCGCGCACGCCGTGGAACAGAAGACCCGGATCCTGACCACCGCGATGCCCGCCGAGACGTCGTACGTCTACGCGCCGGACGGCAAGACCGTGCTGACCATGTTCTACGAGGAGTACCGGCAGTACACCAAGCTGTCGGACATGTCGCCGAACATTCTCCAGGCGATCGTCGCCGCCGAGGACAACCGCTTCTACCAGCACCACGGCGTCGACCCGAAGGGCGTGGCCCGGGCCTTCGTGGCGAACGCCCGGTCCAGCGGGGTCTCCCAGGGTGCCTCGACCCTGACCATGCAGTACGTCCGGATGGCGCTGCGCGACAGCGCGACCACCCCCAAGGAGGTCCAGGAGGCCACCCAGCAGACCAGCCTGCGCAAGGTCAAGGAAATGCGGATGGCGCTGGACCTGGAGAAGGAGATGAGCAAGGACCAGATCCTGGAGCGCTACCTGAACTCGGCGTACTTCGGGCACCGGGCGTACGGCATCTACGCGGCCAGCGAGATCTTCTTCTCCAAGACACCGAAGAACCTCACCCCGGTCGAGGCCGCCACCCTCGCCGGCCTGGTCAAGTCGCCGTCCGAGTACGACCCGGCCGACTCCGACCAGAAGGAGGCCACCGGGCGACGCAACTACGTGCTGGATCGGATGAGCCAACTCGGGTACCTCTCCCCCGACTCGGCCGCCGCCGCCAAGTCCGAACCGATCCGGCTGAAGCTGACGACCCCGCCGCACGACTGCGCCGCCGTGTCGGAGAAGTACAACAGCTGGGGCTTCGCCTGCGACTACCTGAAGAACTGGTGGAGCGCGCAGCCCGCGTTCGGGGCGAACCGGCTGGAACGGATGGACAAGCTGCGCCGGGGCGGCTACCGGATCGTGCTCAGTCTCGACCCGAAGATCCAGGCGGCGGCGGAGAAGAACGTCGGCGCCAAGGAGGCCACCGGCAGCCCGTTCGCCAACGGGATCGTCGTCTCCGAGCCGGGCACCGGGCGGGTCAAGGCGATGGCGGTGAACCGGACGTACTCGCTGGACCTGGCCGACAACCCACCCAGCTCCAACCCGGAGGCCGGGCCGAAGGTGAAGGCCAACTACCCGAACACGGTGGCCCCGCTGCTCGGCGGCGGCGACCTGGCTGGCTACCAGGCGGGATCGACGTTCAAGATGTTCCCGATGCTCGCCGCGCTCGACGCGGGAATGCCGCTCTCCACCTCGTTCAACGCCCCGCACCGCTACCGGTCCGAGGTCTACGACGGCTGGGCACCCTCCAACGCCAGCGGCGCGATGACCGGCCAACAGACCATGTGGTCCGGCTTCGGCAAGTCGGTCAACACGTACTTCGTCTGGCTGGAGGAGAAGGTCGGCGCGGACCGGGCGGTCCGGTTGGCCGAGCAGCTCGGGCTGCGGTGGCGCACCGACGTCGACCGGGACCACGCGTCCCCGGAAAAGGCGAAGAAGTGGGGCGCGTTCACCCTGGGCGTCTCCGACGCCACGCCGCTGGAGATGGCGAACGCCTACGCCGCCATCGCGGCCGACGGCCGCTACTGCGAGGCGATCCCCGTGCAGGCGATCATGAACCGGGACGGCACCCCGGCCACCTACGCCACCCCGGGCGGCATCCACCGTGAGGTGGCCAAACCCCGCTGCCGGCAGGTGGTCAGCGCCGACGCCGCACGCGCAGCCACCGACGCGGCCCGCTGCCCGACCGGAGACACCCCGGCGCGCGGAAGCTGCGGCGGCTGGTCCACCGCCGACAGCGTGCGGGGCACTGTCGGCCGCCCGGTGGCCGGTAAGACCGGTACCACCGACAGCACCCGGTCCGCCTGGTTCGTCGGCTACACCCCGGAGTTGGCCGCGGCGAGTTTCATCTCCGACCCGGACAACCCGTTCAACGCAGTAGGTGACGGGCAGTCCCAGATCCCCATCGCGGCGGTCGCCGAGACCCTGCGCGACGGCCTGAAGGGCACACCGACCCGCCAGTTCACCCCACCATCCGACGCGATCGTCGGCTGA